In a genomic window of Suricata suricatta isolate VVHF042 chromosome 12, meerkat_22Aug2017_6uvM2_HiC, whole genome shotgun sequence:
- the PRKCSH gene encoding glucosidase 2 subunit beta isoform X2, with product MLLLLLLLPLCRAVEVKRPRGVSLTNHHFYDESKPFTCLDGSATIPFDQVNDDYCDCKDGSDEPGTAACPNGSFHCTNTGYKSLYISSRWVNDGVCDCCDGTDEYNSGIVCENTCKEKGRKERETIQQMAEVTREGFRLKKILIEDWKKAREEKQEKLAELQAGKKSLEDQVEALRMAKEEAEKPEKEAKDQHQRRWEEQQAASKAQRERELAASAFQELDDNADGAISVAELQTHSELDTDGDGALSQGEAQALLGGDTQSDATAFYDRVWAAIRDKYRSEALPASPPPVPSEPDLTEPKDEQLPGSAPPTEEEEEEEEEEETEEEDEEQEEEDSQEAPPPLVPPQPAASPPEEDKMPPYDEQTQAFIDAAQEARNKFEDAERSLRDMEESIRNLEQEISFDFGPNGEFAYLYSQCYELTTNEYVYRLCPFKLVSQKPKLGGSPTSLGTWGSWAGPDHDKFSAMKYEQGTGCWQGPNRSTTVRLLCGKETVVASTTEPSRCEYLMELMTPAACPEPPPEPPAEGDHDEL from the exons atgttactgttgttgttgctgctgcccCTGTGCAGGGCCGTGGAGGTCAAGCGACCCCGGGGCGTCTCCCTCACCA ACCATCACTTCTATGACGAGTCCAAGCCTTTCACTTGCCTGGATGGTTCCGCCACCATCCCTTTTGATCAGGTCAACGATGACTACTGTGACTGCAAGGATGGCTCAGATGAGCCAG GCACAGCCGCCTGTCCCAACGGCAGCTTCCACTGCACCAACACCGGTTACAAGTCTCTGTACATCTCCTCCCGATGGGTCAACGATGGAGTTTGCG ACTGCTGTGACGGTACAGATGAGTACAACAGCGGGATCGTCTGTGAGAATACTTGCAA AGAGAAGGGccgcaaagagagggagaccataCAGCAGATGGCAGAGGTCACCCGAGAGGGCTTCCGCTTGAAGAAGATTCTCATTGAAGACTGGAAGAAGGCTCGGGAGGAGAAGCAG GAGAAGCTAGCTGAGCTGCAGGCCGGAAAGAAGTCTCTGGAGGACCAGGTGGAGGCGCTGCGAATGGCGAAGGAGGAGGCCGAGAAGCCAGAGAAGGAGGCCAAAGACCAGCACCAGAGGCGCTGGGAAG AGCAGCAGGCTGCCTCCAAGGCCCAGCGGGAACGGGAGCTGGCGGCCAGTGCCTTCCAGGAGCTGGACGACAATGCGGATGGGGC GATCTCTGTTGCTGAGCTGCAGACCCACTCAGAGCTGGACACGGACGGTGACGGGGCCCTGTCCCAAGGGGAGGCTCAg GCCCTCCTTGGGGGAGACACTCAAAGCGACGCTACCGCCTTCTATGACCGCGTCTGGGCTGCCATCAGGGACAAGTACCGGTCTGAG GCGCTGCCCGCCAGCCCCCCGCCCGTGCCTTCTGAGCCTGACCTGACAGAGCCTAAGGACGAGCAACTCCCAGGGTCCGCACCACCCacggaagaggaggaggaggaagaggaagaagaagagactGAGGAGGAAGACGAGGAACAAGAGGAGGAAGATTCCCAG gaggccccgcccccactggTGCCCCCACAGCCTGCAGCCAGCCCCCCCGAAGAGGACAAAATGCCACCCTACGATGAGCAGACGCAGGCTTTCATTGATG ccGCCCAGGAGGCGAGAAACAAGTTTGAGGACGCCGAGCGGTCCTTGAGGGACATGGAGGAGTCCATCAG GAACCTGGAGCAGGAGATTTCCTTCGACTTTGGCCCCAACGGAGAGTTTGCCTACCTGTACAGCCAGTGCTATGAGCTCACCACCAACGA GTACGTCTACCGGCTCTGCCCCTTCAAGCTTGTCTCACAGAAACCCAAACTGGGGGGCTCCCCCACCAGCCTCGG CACCTGGGGCTCGTGGGCTGGCCCCGACCACGACAAGTTCAGCGCCATGAAGTACGAGCAGGGGACGGGCTGCTGGCAGGGCCCCAACCGCTCCACCACC GTGCGCCTGCTGTGCGGCAAGGAGACGGTGGTGGCCAGCACCACGGAGCCCAGTCGCTGCGAGTACCTCATGGAGCTGATGACGCCGGCCGCCTGCCCAGAGCCGCCGCCCGAACCGCCGGCCGAAGGCGACCACGACGAACTCTAG
- the PRKCSH gene encoding glucosidase 2 subunit beta isoform X1, whose amino-acid sequence MLLLLLLLPLCRAVEVKRPRGVSLTNHHFYDESKPFTCLDGSATIPFDQVNDDYCDCKDGSDEPGTAACPNGSFHCTNTGYKSLYISSRWVNDGVCDCCDGTDEYNSGIVCENTCKEKGRKERETIQQMAEVTREGFRLKKILIEDWKKAREEKQEKLAELQAGKKSLEDQVEALRMAKEEAEKPEKEAKDQHQRRWEEQQAASKAQRERELAASAFQELDDNADGAISVAELQTHSELDTDGDGALSQGEAQALLGGDTQSDATAFYDRVWAAIRDKYRSEALPASPPPVPSEPDLTEPKDEQLPGSAPPTEEEEEEEEEEETEEEDEEQEEEDSQVQGEQPKEAPPPLVPPQPAASPPEEDKMPPYDEQTQAFIDAAQEARNKFEDAERSLRDMEESIRNLEQEISFDFGPNGEFAYLYSQCYELTTNEYVYRLCPFKLVSQKPKLGGSPTSLGTWGSWAGPDHDKFSAMKYEQGTGCWQGPNRSTTVRLLCGKETVVASTTEPSRCEYLMELMTPAACPEPPPEPPAEGDHDEL is encoded by the exons atgttactgttgttgttgctgctgcccCTGTGCAGGGCCGTGGAGGTCAAGCGACCCCGGGGCGTCTCCCTCACCA ACCATCACTTCTATGACGAGTCCAAGCCTTTCACTTGCCTGGATGGTTCCGCCACCATCCCTTTTGATCAGGTCAACGATGACTACTGTGACTGCAAGGATGGCTCAGATGAGCCAG GCACAGCCGCCTGTCCCAACGGCAGCTTCCACTGCACCAACACCGGTTACAAGTCTCTGTACATCTCCTCCCGATGGGTCAACGATGGAGTTTGCG ACTGCTGTGACGGTACAGATGAGTACAACAGCGGGATCGTCTGTGAGAATACTTGCAA AGAGAAGGGccgcaaagagagggagaccataCAGCAGATGGCAGAGGTCACCCGAGAGGGCTTCCGCTTGAAGAAGATTCTCATTGAAGACTGGAAGAAGGCTCGGGAGGAGAAGCAG GAGAAGCTAGCTGAGCTGCAGGCCGGAAAGAAGTCTCTGGAGGACCAGGTGGAGGCGCTGCGAATGGCGAAGGAGGAGGCCGAGAAGCCAGAGAAGGAGGCCAAAGACCAGCACCAGAGGCGCTGGGAAG AGCAGCAGGCTGCCTCCAAGGCCCAGCGGGAACGGGAGCTGGCGGCCAGTGCCTTCCAGGAGCTGGACGACAATGCGGATGGGGC GATCTCTGTTGCTGAGCTGCAGACCCACTCAGAGCTGGACACGGACGGTGACGGGGCCCTGTCCCAAGGGGAGGCTCAg GCCCTCCTTGGGGGAGACACTCAAAGCGACGCTACCGCCTTCTATGACCGCGTCTGGGCTGCCATCAGGGACAAGTACCGGTCTGAG GCGCTGCCCGCCAGCCCCCCGCCCGTGCCTTCTGAGCCTGACCTGACAGAGCCTAAGGACGAGCAACTCCCAGGGTCCGCACCACCCacggaagaggaggaggaggaagaggaagaagaagagactGAGGAGGAAGACGAGGAACAAGAGGAGGAAGATTCCCAGGTGCAGGGGGAGCAGCCCaag gaggccccgcccccactggTGCCCCCACAGCCTGCAGCCAGCCCCCCCGAAGAGGACAAAATGCCACCCTACGATGAGCAGACGCAGGCTTTCATTGATG ccGCCCAGGAGGCGAGAAACAAGTTTGAGGACGCCGAGCGGTCCTTGAGGGACATGGAGGAGTCCATCAG GAACCTGGAGCAGGAGATTTCCTTCGACTTTGGCCCCAACGGAGAGTTTGCCTACCTGTACAGCCAGTGCTATGAGCTCACCACCAACGA GTACGTCTACCGGCTCTGCCCCTTCAAGCTTGTCTCACAGAAACCCAAACTGGGGGGCTCCCCCACCAGCCTCGG CACCTGGGGCTCGTGGGCTGGCCCCGACCACGACAAGTTCAGCGCCATGAAGTACGAGCAGGGGACGGGCTGCTGGCAGGGCCCCAACCGCTCCACCACC GTGCGCCTGCTGTGCGGCAAGGAGACGGTGGTGGCCAGCACCACGGAGCCCAGTCGCTGCGAGTACCTCATGGAGCTGATGACGCCGGCCGCCTGCCCAGAGCCGCCGCCCGAACCGCCGGCCGAAGGCGACCACGACGAACTCTAG